The genomic DNA AGATTATCGTAGTATTTAAATGTAAGGAATTTTATCTTTAACGTCTAAATTTTAAGAAATATTTTAAAAACATTACATTTGTAATTGATAAAGTAAAATAGTAATTGTTAACATATTATATATTAAGAGAATGTCTCAAACAGTAGAAAGAATTAAAAATTTAATTATAGGTTCAGGTCCTGCAGGATACACAGCAGCAATTTATGCAGCAAGAGCAGATATGAAGCCTGTAATGTACACAGGAATGCAAATGGGAGGGCAATTGACTACTACTACAGAGGTTGATAATTTTCCAGGTTATGCAAACGGAACTGATGGTACAGCTATGATGAATGATTTGCAGAAGCAAGCAGAACGTTTTGGTACAGAAGTTCGTTTTGGAATGGTAACTAAGGTAGAGTTTTCTAAAAATGAAGGAGGTATTCATAAGGTAGTGGTTGATGGAGAAAAGGAAATAGAAGCTGAAACAGTAATTATCTCTACAGGAGCAACGGCAAAATATTTAGGTTTAGAGAGTGAGCAACGTTTAATTGGAGGAGGAGTATCTGCATGTGCAACTTGTGACGGTTTCTTTTATAAAGGGCAAGATGTTATTGTTGTTGGAGCGGGAGATACTGCGGCTGAAGAAGCTACTTATTTAGCTAATATATGTAATAAAGTTACCATGTTGGTTCGTAAGGACTATATGAGAGCGTCAAAAGCAATGCAGCATAGGGTGGCTAAAACAGCCAATATAGAGGTATTGTATAATACGGAGTTGGATGAGGTTATTGGAGAGAGTGTAGTAGATGGCGTAAGAGTTGTTAATAACCAAACAGGAGAAAAACATGAAATCTCTGTTACAGGTGTCTTTATAGCGATAGGGCATAAACCTAATACAGACATCTTTAAAGGGATTTTAGATATGGATGAAACAGGGTATTTAATTACTAAAGGAAAATCAACAAAAACAAATATACCAGGAGTTTTTGCAGCAGGCGATGTACAAGATAAAGAATATCGCCAAGCGGTAACGGCAGCAGGCACTGGTTGTATGGCGGCTTTAGATGCGG from Tenacibaculum maritimum NCIMB 2154 includes the following:
- the trxB gene encoding thioredoxin-disulfide reductase, which produces MSQTVERIKNLIIGSGPAGYTAAIYAARADMKPVMYTGMQMGGQLTTTTEVDNFPGYANGTDGTAMMNDLQKQAERFGTEVRFGMVTKVEFSKNEGGIHKVVVDGEKEIEAETVIISTGATAKYLGLESEQRLIGGGVSACATCDGFFYKGQDVIVVGAGDTAAEEATYLANICNKVTMLVRKDYMRASKAMQHRVAKTANIEVLYNTELDEVIGESVVDGVRVVNNQTGEKHEISVTGVFIAIGHKPNTDIFKGILDMDETGYLITKGKSTKTNIPGVFAAGDVQDKEYRQAVTAAGTGCMAALDAERYLGALE